A genomic stretch from Salarias fasciatus chromosome 10, fSalaFa1.1, whole genome shotgun sequence includes:
- the myo1ca gene encoding unconventional myosin-Ic: MRYQGREVDIDGRVRLVMESALTARDRVGVQDFVLLENYNSEAAFIENLRRRFRENLIYTYIGSVLVSMNPYKELEIYSKPQMERYRGVSFYEISPHIYALSDNTYRAMRTERKDQCILISGESGAGKTEASKKILLYYAVTCPTNDHMAALGERLLQSNPVLEAFGNAKTLRNDNSSRFGKYMDVQFDFRGAPVGGHILNYLLEKSRVVHQNHGERNFHIFYQLLEGGDNELLNTLDLERNPQSYPYLVKGNCPRVSSISDKNNWKVVMKALPVIGFTEEEIQELLNIIAGVLHLGNTQFGEGEEGETYVTTENQISTLARLLGVDGSALEEALTHRKLTAKGEEMISPLTFEQAVSARDALAKTVYGRTFTWLVEKINQSLALKDEIYHNSKGSSVIGLLDIYGFEVLQHNSFEQFCINYCNEKLQQLFIELTLRSEQEEYETEGIEWETVQYFDNKIICDLIEEKHKGIISILDEECLRPGETCDVSFLEKLEDKVGGHPHFITHKLANGKTRRVMSREEFRLLHYAGEVNYNVNGFLDKNNDSLNRNLKEVMCQSDNQILSHCFRREEVIDQKRPEMAATQFKNSLMKLMEILMSKEPSYVRCIKPNEAKQPGRFDEVLIRHQVKYLGLMENLRVRRAGFAYRRRFEAFLQRYKPLCPETWPNWHGPLVDGVATLVDHLGYKPEEYKLGRSKIFIRFPKTLFMTEDALEAKKPEIALTLQTSWRGYRERAKYQRIRRAVIVIQSAWRGMKGRRKAKKRRQAADLIRRFIKGFIYRNEEYCSDNDYFLDHMRCSFLKNLRSNLPKNVLDKSWPTPPSLLTEASGHLQRLNMRNMVIKYCSRVQPEWKKQMTQKVFASEIFKDQKDSYPQSVGRLFLDSRLEREQISLKVIQTLGSDKVQYAVQVVKYDRRGFKPRVRQLLLTNSFAVLVDRTKIKQRIDYAALRGISVSSLSDGMFVLHMPTEDNKQKGDAVLHSHHVIEVVTKLAMMASKINYVNICPGSIRFSVARGKEGIIDFVRGSELKVAKGKRGHLLVTAPRINDT, encoded by the exons ATGAGGTACCAGGGCAGG GAAGTGGATATTGACGGGAGAGTGAGATTGGTGATGGAGAGCGCCCTCACAGCGCGGGACAGGGTCGGAGTGCAGGACTTTGTCTTGCTGGAAAACTACAACAGCGAGGCCGCGTTTATTGAGAACCTGCGGCGGAGATTCAGGGAAAACCTCATCTAC ACATACATTGGCTCAGTGCTGGTGTCTATGAACCCCTACAAAGAGCTTGAGATCTACTCCAAGCCACAGATGGAGCGCTACAGAGGGGTCAGCTTCTACGAAATATCACCTCACAT CTACGCCCTGTCAGACAACACGTACCGAGCCATGCGGACAGAGAGGAAGGACCAATGTATTCTTATATCTGGTGAGAGCGGAGCAGGTAAAACTGAGGCCTCCAAAAAGATCCTCTTGTACTACGCCGTCACCTGCCCCACTAATGACCACATGGCCGCCCTCGGGGAACGTCTGCTGCAGTCCAACCCTGTTCTGGAG GCATTTGGAAATGCCAAAACACTGAGAAACGACAACTCCAGCCGCTTTGGGAAATACATGGATGTCCAGTTTGACTTTAGG GGGGCGCCAGTGGGAGGACACATCCTGAACTACCTGCTGGAGAAATCCCGCGTGGTGCACCAAAACCACGGCGAGAGAAACTTCCACATCTTTTATCAGCTCCTGGAGGGGGGGGACAACGAGCTCCTCAACACACTCGACCTGGAGAGGAATCCTCAGAGCTACCCCTATCTGGTGAAG GGGAACTGTCCCAGAGTCAGCTCCATCAGTGACAAGAATAATTGGAAAGTTGTGATGAAGGCCTTGCCTGTTATTGGCTTCACTGAGGAAGAAATACAG GAATTGCTGAATATCATCGCTGGAGTTCTCCATCTGGGAAACACTCAGTttggagaaggagaggaaggagaaactTATGTCACCACAGAGAACCAGATATCAACTCTTGCAAGG CTGCTGGGTGTTGATGGCTCAGCCCTCGAGGaggcactcacacacaggaaacTCACCGCCAAAGGGGAAGAG ATGATCAGCCCGCTGACCTTTGAGCAAGCGGTGTCGGCCCGCGACGCCTTGGCCAAGACTGTGTATGGTCGGACCTTCACTTGGTTGGTGGAGAAGATCAACCAGTCGCTGGCTCTGAAG GATGAAATCTACCACAACAGCAAAGGATCCTCAGTCATCGGGCTTCTCGATATCTATGGGTTTGAGGTCCTGCAGCACAACAG TTTTGAGCAGTTCTGCATCAACTACTGCAatgagaagctccagcagctgttCATCGAGCTCACCCTCAGATCTGAGCAAGAAGAGTATGAAACGGAAGGCATTGAA TGGGAGACCGTGCAATATTTTGACAACAAGATCATTTGCGACCTGATTGAGGAGAAGCACAAAGGCATCATCTCCATTCTG GATGAGGAGTGTCTGAGACCTGGGGAGACCTGTGACGTCTCTTTTCTTGAGAAGCTGGAGGACAAAGTGGGCGGCCATCCCCATTTTATTAC GCACAAGCTGGCCAATGGCAAAACCCGCAGAGTGATGAGTCGGGAGGAGTTCAGACTGCTGCACTATGCTGGAGAGGTCAACTACAATGTGAACG GTTTTCTTGATAAGAACAATGACTCCCTGAACAGGAACCTGAAAGAG GTCATGTGCCAGTCAGACAACCAGATCCTAAGTCACTGCTTCCGCAGAGAGGAAGTGATAGACCAGAAACGCCCCGAGATG GCTGCCACTCAGTTCAAAAACAGTCTGATGAAACTTATGGAGATCCTCATGTCTAAAGAGCCGTCCTATGTGCGCTGCATAAAACCCAACGAGGCCAAGCAGCCAG GAAGATTTGATGAAGTCCTGATCAGACACCAGGTGAAGTACCTgggcctgatggagaacctgagggTCCGCAGAGCTGGCTTTGCCTATCGTCGTCGCTTTGAGGCCTTCCTGCAGAG GTACAAGCCGCTGTGTCCTGAAACGTGGCCCAACTGGCATGGCCCACTGGTGGATGGAGTCGCAACACTGGTTGACCACCTGGGCTACAAACCAGAGGAGTACAAACTGGGGAG ATCGAAAATCTTCATTCGTTTCCCCAAAACTCTTTTCATGACCGAGGATGCTCTTGAAGCCAAGAAGCCTGAGATAG CGCTGACCCTCCAGACGTCATGGAGAGGCTACAGGGAGAGAGCCAAGTACCAACGCATCCGCCGAGCAG TGATCGTGATCCAGTCTGCGTGGCGAGGGATGAAAGGACGCAGGAAAGCGAAAAAACGTCGTCAGGCCGCTGATTTGATACGGAG attcaTAAAGGGCTTCATTTACCGTAATGAGGAATACTGCTCTGACAATGACTATTTCCTCGATCACATGCGATGCTCCTTCCTCAAGAATCTGCGTAGCAACCTGCCCAAGAACGTTCTGGACAAAAGCTGGCCGACTCCTCCGTCTCTGCTCACTGAG GCCTCAGGCCACTTGCAAAGGCTAAACATGCGCAACATGGTCATCAAGTACTGCAGCAGGGTCCAGCCTGAGTGGAAGAAGCAG ATGACGCAGAAAGTTTTCGCCAGTGAGATCTTCAAAGATCAGAAGGACAGCTACCCTCAAAGTGTGGGACGACTGTTTTTGGACTCCAGACTCG AGCGTGAGCAAATCAGTCTGAAAGTGATCCAGACTCTCGGCAGTGACAAAGTGCAG TACGCCGTTCAAGTGGTGAAATACGACAGGAGGGGATTCAAGCCTCGCGTCCGCCAGCTGCTCCTCACCAACTCCTTCGCCGTGCTGGTGGACCGGACCAAGATCAAACAAAGGATCGACTACGCCGCTCTGAGAG GCATCTCAGTGAGCTCTCTCAGTGATGGGatgtttgttctgcacatgccAACTGAAGATAATAAACAAAAG GGCGACGCTGTGCTGCACAGCCACCATGTGATCGAGGTGGTGACTAAGCTGGCCATGATGGCCAGCAAGATCAACTACGTCAATATCTGCCCGGGCAG CATTCGGTTCTCTGTGGCTCGTGGCAAGGAGGGAATAATCGATTTTGTGAGGGGCTCGGAGTTAAAGGTAGCCAAAGGCAAGCGGGGACATCTGCTCGTG ACCGCCCCCCGGATCAACGACACATGA